The genomic segment CGACGAGCAGGGGTTCTTCGCGATCCGTTTTCTGCCCGAGGGCGCCTACGACCTGCGCGCGCTGCGCGACGGCGACGGCGACTGGACCGTCGACGCTTTCGAGCCCCGCGACGAGCGCGCGGTCCAGGTGGCCTCGGGGGACACCCTCGTGGAGACGCTGGCTCTGCTGGCGCCGGACACGTCGTCCGCCATCCTCGTGCGCGCCGAGTTCGTCGACAGCTTCACGCTGCGGCTGGACTTCGACGACGCGCTGGACCCGCAGGACGCGCAGCCCGATCTGATCGCGCGCGTGGTCGACGAGAGCACGCGCGCCGAGATCGGCTCCACCGCGTTCGCGCCGCACGCGCTCCAGGAGTTGCTCACCCGTCAGGTCGAGGACGCCCGCGCGGCGGCGGACTCGGCGGCGGCCCCCGACTCGGCGGCCGTTCCCGATTCCGCGGCGGCGGCCGACAGCGCGGCCGCGCCGGAGCCGGAGGACGATCCCGGCGCGGGCCTGCTGGGCCGGGAGGCCGGCGAGGACGCGGCGGGCGCCGACTCGGCAGATGCCGACGTCACCGCGGCGGCGCCCGACTCCGCCGGCGCCGTGGACCGCGCGGCTGCGGGGCCCGGCGCCGGACGCGGCGGGATCCCCCTCGGCGCAGGCCTGGGGGCGCCTCCGCCCCCGATCGAGGTGCCGCGCGGGCCCGCGGGCGAGCCGCTGCCCACCCGCGAATGGTACCTGCGGCTGGCTGCTCCGCTGACCCCGGGGGCGGCCTACGCGGTCTCCGTGGCGGGCGTGCGCAACGTGCACGGACTGGGCGGCGGCGCGGGCGACGCGCGGTTCAGCGCCCCCGTACCCCAGCCCGAGGAAGACGCGGCCGAAACGGACGCCGGCGACGACACGGGCGGGAATGGCGTTACGGGCGACCCGCCGCCCGAGCCATGAGCGACCCCCGCCGGGCCATCCCGGCGGTCGATCGCCTGCTGGACGGGCCCGCGTTCGAGCCGCTCCTGGAAGACACGCCGCGCGACCTCGTCCGGTCGGCGCTGCGGGCCATCCAGGATGAGGTGAGAGCCGCCCTGGGCGACGGCAGCCTCGCCGCCGCGCCGTCCGACGCGTGGTACGTGACGCGCGCCCGAGAGCTCATCGAGCTCGAGACCCGCCCGTCCCTCAGGCCCGTCATCAACGCGACCGGAGTGGTGCTGCACACCAACCTGGGTCGCGCCCCGCTGTCGGCCCGGGCGGCGGCCGCCGCGTACGCGGCTTCGCTGGGCTACACCAACCTGGAGTACGACCTGGAGCGCGGCGCGCGCGGCTCCCGGCACGTCCACGCGGTGCGGCTGCTGCGCGAGCTGACGGGCGCCGAGGACGCCGTCGTGGTGAACAACAACGCGGCCGCGCTGGTGCTCGCGCTGCGCGCCCTGGCGGGCGGGGGCGAGGTCATCGTCAGCCGCGGCGAGCTGATCGAGATCGGCGGCTCGTTCCGCATCCCGGAGGTGATGGAGGCCGGGGGCGCGCGCCTCGTGGAGGTCGGCACCACCAATCGCACACACGAGCGAGACTACCGCGCCGCCATCGGCCCGGACACGCGGGCGTTGGTCAAGGTGCACCGCAGCAACTTCCGGGTGAGCGGTTTCACCGCCGAGGTGGACGTCGCCGCGCTGGCGGCCCTCGCGCGCGAGGCGGGCGTGCCGCTGATAGTCGACCTCGGCTCGGGGATCCTGTCCGATCCCACCCCCCTCGGCTTGCCCGCCGAGCCCACCGCGCGGCAGGTGGTCGA from the Gemmatimonadota bacterium genome contains:
- a CDS encoding Ig-like domain-containing protein → MRAGEKAPAARSVARRPYRRLALLAGALASACATANPPPGGEQDRLPPRVIEVSPEPGSSLRDLRSAVVFKFDERISERGIEGSILVSPRAGEFKVDKGGSELRVRQDGGWSPGVVYRVTLLPGVADLFGNARAEAVELVFSTGPEVPATVLGGVVSDRMTGQPVAAAAVAATPVGDTVPYVAMTDEQGFFAIRFLPEGAYDLRALRDGDGDWTVDAFEPRDERAVQVASGDTLVETLALLAPDTSSAILVRAEFVDSFTLRLDFDDALDPQDAQPDLIARVVDESTRAEIGSTAFAPHALQELLTRQVEDARAAADSAAAPDSAAVPDSAAAADSAAAPEPEDDPGAGLLGREAGEDAAGADSADADVTAAAPDSAGAVDRAAAGPGAGRGGIPLGAGLGAPPPPIEVPRGPAGEPLPTREWYLRLAAPLTPGAAYAVSVAGVRNVHGLGGGAGDARFSAPVPQPEEDAAETDAGDDTGGNGVTGDPPPEP
- the selA gene encoding L-seryl-tRNA(Sec) selenium transferase — its product is MSDPRRAIPAVDRLLDGPAFEPLLEDTPRDLVRSALRAIQDEVRAALGDGSLAAAPSDAWYVTRARELIELETRPSLRPVINATGVVLHTNLGRAPLSARAAAAAYAASLGYTNLEYDLERGARGSRHVHAVRLLRELTGAEDAVVVNNNAAALVLALRALAGGGEVIVSRGELIEIGGSFRIPEVMEAGGARLVEVGTTNRTHERDYRAAIGPDTRALVKVHRSNFRVSGFTAEVDVAALAALAREAGVPLIVDLGSGILSDPTPLGLPAEPTARQVVEAGADLVTMSGDKALGGPQAGIAVGRAALVEALRRDPLARAVRVGKLTLAALEATLAAHRDPRAARTLVPVLAMLSAPPEELARRAAALAAELTDAPADVEVVEGESAVGGGAFPEAALPTHLVAVAPSGGSAAALEARLRAHDPPVIAMVRDDRVVLDLRTVPDGATGTLVDALRWALASTET